Proteins co-encoded in one Seriola aureovittata isolate HTS-2021-v1 ecotype China chromosome 1, ASM2101889v1, whole genome shotgun sequence genomic window:
- the LOC130169539 gene encoding up-regulator of cell proliferation-like, protein MDKEGNKPAALWDFLSKVGLEKFYPNKLTLHSFLEINKSNIYEEAVESVEKIPWCFLRKLFQVNAKCRSLTNVSNTVEENNDAAEDNRVNPLDLIVALFLCADSFLQQEMALKMSMCQFPVPLLLPHGNRSQCTLMLWALRDIVKEWRPHDLSESRGFVEENIVQANVPCYSFVRLKNCSLSKSQILNHVLSRGQQNNNIFIHREMEGGADERQISNGLVEVYWYLPCGTENLDIFPKPVAIVNLRGEISESLTQFNFLFQVSTATFVFLDKVEENEHRILTSLQDVKSKLCVVFNKGNGREDTISVKTLLDELQLKESVKTKHSRINVAEFSKTLCATIKTSLLDVKTTVNTENMVDRAVELGLSVDECKSKDQKKAVEEFVKEIVEQTTPSYKKQHFPLQRENWIRLSQLDKEKCRLKEDGSLQEEENKSQLHEEQEIRNEHSEHKQSTAMKSFIEHLSKSDKEERDFFLKWLKLNLNAHSRARVSDLRKKFKEQWMKKDVKLMAEVDQALLDSSLGIEHYMREMGLIYEFSIISSTKPADEISHLPALAAEMLLDGYPLELLDGEASNIPERWVTDVLMELHKKVGQKSRLLVLTVLGVQSSGKSTLLNTMFGVQFPVSSGRCTRGAFMLFLKVGEDLKSELNCDFIVVIDTEGLKSPDLAQLEDSYEHDNQLATFVIGLSDITIINIAMENLNEMKDVLQIAIYTLLRMKKTDKRPVVHFVHQNVAGVSAHTKIMTERKHLFDHLNEMTQIAAEMEKQPGIKALTDVLDYDIEKNNWNLPGLWHGNPPMAPVNTGYSEAVVNFKKNLLETVKSDTRDEVSQIPEFLEWMRSLWKAVKYENFIFSFRNTLVSHAVNSLCKEYTQWQWDFIKEICSWQKEAIEHLRASIENLKEELQEEFSNTDNITETLNKLPVKPQDELFKRVFGCGHQCPFCRVPCEAGGKEHKKHHAAVHRPQGVGGGINDVNKKLSETLCTTNVHSQCEFSCTETNWEWHPFKDYTKYYPDWHIPPDPTVEASDYWKYVLVQYNDKFAQKFKALPADVPEVWRSITKQQALNGLKDTFIK, encoded by the exons ATGGACAAAGAGGGAAATAAGCCCGCAG CACTGTGGGACTTTCTATCTAAAGTTGGACTGGAGAAATTTTATCCTAACAAACTTACTCTTCATTCTTTCTTGGAGATCAACAAAAGCAACATATATGAAGAAGCTGTTGAATCAGTTGAGAAAATACCATGGTGTTTTCTCAGAAAACTATTTCAAGTCAATGCAAAATGCAGGAGTTTGACAAATGTATCGAACACTGTTGAGGAAAACA ATGACGCTGCAGAAGATAATAGGGTTAACCCTCTCGACCTCATAGTTGCACTCTTCCTTTGTGCTGACAGCTTCTTGCAACAAGAAATGGCCCTCAAGATGTCAATGTGCCAGTTTCCTGTCCCTCTGCTGTTGCCCCATGGTAATAGGAGTCAGTGTACCTTGATGCTGTGGGCTCTGAGAGACATCGTCAAAGAGTGGCGTCCACATGATTTGTCTGAATCAAGAGGATTTGTTGAAGAAAACATTGTTCAAGCAAATGTACCGTGCTATTCCTTTGTCAGACTGAAGAACTGCAGCTTATCAAAGTCCCAGATTCTGAATCATGTTCTCAGTCGTGGACAACAGAATAACAATATCTTCATACACAGAGAAATGGAAGGAGGAGCAGATGAAAGACAAATTTCAAATGGATTGGTGGAGGTTTACTGGTACCTTCCCTGTGGTACTGAAAATCTGGACATATTTCCAAAACCAGTCGCCATTGTGAATTTGCGAGGAGAGATTTCTGAGTCACTCACACAATTCAACTTTCTTTTTCAAGTGTCAACAGCTACATTTGTATTCCTGGACAAAGTTGAAGAAAATGAGCACAGGATTCTGACTTCTCTTCAAGATGTGAAATCCAAACTCTGTGTCGTTTTTAATAAAGGGAATGGTAGAGAGGACACGATTTCTGTAAAGACATTGTTGGATGAATTACAGCTAAAAGAGAGCGTGAAAACGAAACACTCAAGGATAAATGTTGCAGAATTTTCTAAGACACTTTGTGCGACCATCAAGACATCCCTTTTAGATGTTAAAACCACTGTGAACACTGAAAATATGGTTGACAGAGCTGTTGAACTTGGTTTGTCTGTGGATGAGTGCAAAAGCAAAGACCAAAAAAAAGCAGTTGAGGAGTTTGTGAAAGAAATCGTTGAGCAGACCACACCATcctataaaaaacaacatttcccaTTGCAAAGAGAAAACTGGATAAGACTATCACAGTTAGACAAGGAAAAATGTAGGTTAAAGGAAGATGGCAGCCtacaagaggaagaaaacaaatctCAGCTACATGAAGAACAAGAAATCAGGAATGAGCACAGTGAACACAAGCAATCTACAGCTATGAAGAGTTTTATTGAACATTTGTCCAAAAgtgacaaagaggagagagatttttttctcaagtgGTTGAAACTCAATCTTAACGCTCATTCAAGAGCAAGAGTGTCTGACCTGCGTAAGAAATTCAAAGAACAATGGATGAAGAAAGATGTAAAACTCATGGCAGAGGTAGATCAAGCATTGTTGGATAGCTCTTTAGGAATAGAGCATTACATGAGAGAGATGGGACTGATCTATGAGTTCTCCATTATCAGCTCAACAAAACCTGCAGATGAAATATCTCATCTCCCTGCTTTGGCAGCTGAAATGCTGTTGGATGGATATCCTTTAGAGCTCTTGGATGGAGAGGCTTCCAATATCCCAGAGAGGTGGGTGACAGATGTGCTGATGGAGCTTCACAAAAAGGTTGGGCAGAAGAGCAGACTGTTGGTACTGACTGTGTTGGGTGTTCAAAGTAGCGGGAAGTCAACACTCCTCAACACCATGTTTGGTGTGCAGTTTCCTGTCAGCAGCGGCAGATGCACAAGAGGAGCTTTCATGCTATTCCTCAAAGTTGGAGAGGATTTGAAAAGTGAGTTAAATTGTGACTTTATTGTCGTCATTGACACAGAGGGTCTAAAGTCTCCTGATTTAGCACAATTAGAGGACAGTTATGAGCATGACAACCAGCTGGCAACCTTCGTCATTGGCTTGAGTGATATCACCATTATCAACATTGCAATGGAAAACTTGAATGAAATGAAGGATGTCCTGCAAATTGCTATTTACACATTATTGAGAATGAAGAAAACCGATAAAAGGCCAGTAGTTCATTTTGTTCACCAAAATGTTGCTGGAGTTTCAGCTCATACAAAGATCATGACTGAAAGAAAACATCTCTTTGACCATCTCAATGAAATGACACAAATTGCAGCTGAAATGGAAAAGCAGCCTGGTATTAAAGCACTCACAGATGTGCTAGACTATGATATAGAGAAGAACAACTGGAACCTCCCAGGACTCTGGCATGGAAACCCACCAATGGCACCAGTGAACACAGGTTATAGTGAAGCTGTGGTAAATTTCAAGAAAAATCTTTTGGAGACGGTAAAAAGTGACACAAGAGATGAAGTCTCACAGATCCCAGAGTTTCTAGAATGGATGAGAAGTCTCTGGAAAGCAGTGAAATATGAGAACTTCATCTTTAGCTTCAGGAATACTCTTGTGTCGCATGCTGTCAACAGCCTTTGCAAAGAGTACACCCAGTGGCAATGGGACTTCATAAAAGAGATTTGCTCCTGGCAGAAAGAAGCAATAGAACA CCTCAGGGCCTCAATAGAGAACTTAAAGGAAGAACTTCAGGAGGAATtctcaaacactgacaacatcaCTGAGACTCTGAACAAGCTTCCTGTCAAACCACAGGATGAGCTTTTCAAGCGGGTGTTTGGTTGTGGACACCAGTGTCCATTTTGTAGAGTTCCCTGTGAGGCTGGAGGCAAAGAACACAAGAAACATCATGCAGCTGTTCATCGGCCACAAGGTGTTGGTGGAGGTATTAATGATGTCAATAAAAAGTTAAGTGAAACACTGTGTACAACTAATGTGCACAGTCAATGTGAATTCAGTTGCACAGAAACTAACTGGGAGTGGCATCCTTTCAAAGACTACACCAAATACTATCCAGACTGGCACATTCCTCCAGACCCCACCGTAGAGGCATCTGACTACTGGAAGTATGTCCTGGTGCAATATAATGACAAATTTGCTCAAAAATTCAAGGCCTTGCCAGCTGATGTTCCAGAGGTCTGGAGGAGCATCACAAAGCAACAAGCACTGAACGGTTTGAAAGATACCTTCATAAAGTAA
- the LOC130169533 gene encoding up-regulator of cell proliferation-like, which produces MNTEGPELAVLFNFLSKFGLKKFYPNKLTLHSLLEINKSNIYEEAVESVEKIPWCFLRKLFKINAECRSCTQSLISYEEKGNLLDLYTADDAAGDNRVNPLDLIVALFLCADSFLQQEMALKMSMCQFPVPLLLPHGNRSQCTLMLWALRDIVKEWCPHDLSESSGFIEENIVQANIPCYSFVRLKNCSLSKSQILNHVLNSGQQNNNIFINREMEGGADERQISNGLVEVYWYLPCGTENLDIFPKPVAIVNLRGEISESLTQFNFLFQVSTATFVFLDKVEENEHRILTSLQDVKSKLFLVINQMKGQKLTCVKTMVDELDLPSSRVKVKNPKTNVAEFSKTLNEAIKTPLLGVKTTSIVNMFDKAVELGLCVDESKTDKHQKAAEEIMEGIGMQRIQDYKKQQLPLQGENWKRLSKLEKEECRLRESGDTSLEEYKCQLQEEKQRIREEQRKYKMSKGMKSFIEYLSTADKEKRDFFLKWLKLKFNTRSQKELSVLHKKFKEQCNNKNTKLMAEVDQALLDSSLGIEHYMREMGLIYEFSIISSTKTADEISCLPGLAAEMLLDGYPLELLDGDASNIPERWVTDVLMELHKKVGQKSRLLVLTVLGVQSSGKSTLLNTMFGVQFPVSSGRCTRGAFMLFLKVGEDMQSDMNCDFIVLIDTEGLKSPHLAQLEDSYEHDNQLATFVIGLSDITVINIAMENSNEMKDVLQIATHAFLRMKQIGRKPVCHFVHQNVAAVSAHAKTMTERKHLLDQLNEMTQLAAEMEKQPGIKAFTDLLEYDIEKNNWNIPGLWHGTPPMAPVNTGYSEDVVNFKKNLLETVKSDTRDEFSKIPEFLEWMRSLWKSVKYENFIFSFRNTLAAHAYDNLCKEFNQWEWEFRKVILSWQTEAELEILNADNESQLETWNRLVTTKKSEVSEKITDQQTIIKEKLSDYYKRKDKHVNLIEKYKADFFNSITRLGNEIKHSVCTKLDCILEQKISSKKAQDIQRDYRGVIEERVMKLLSDCKESKLSDEQLTYEFEKMWAEATINVSGLKERDIVACVLKQMRKNFSNLNVNEKLQNIEDLKEIGRGPFKTTIHHTDSFMKKFKKLWRADVQSFADSVIESCTRFILDKVKTTGDYQDSFTKDLLEKIDEFLTQSHKPRKTTTQFEIDLKLHICGIASREFLHMHRKFLSDNDPRTPLEKYKTQYLSDFLDLYKERDHCQRKATDFVQFCIKPAVEEYINRSLGIDIAEEILTSCHSSKYSSRSFFQYSILKELLQKENFKSFVKYIDNYEKYVKGWIFEQIQQKMSEDNTLCKLKNKNLQVIVKKITDVIQRASKGEGGVLLPDNKESITELINNMRKYFSKDISISVETEKTTLFQIQSTCHPFINSLKISIDDLKEELQEEFSNSDNITETLNKLPVKPQDELFKRVFGCGHQCPFCRVPCEAGGKQHKKHHAAIHRSQGLGGGINDVNKKLIETLCTTNVHSQSKFRSTDTNWEWHPCKDYIKFYPNWHIPPDNTMEASAYWKYVLVQYNDRFAQEYKVMPADVPEPWKSITKQQALKGLKDAFNIK; this is translated from the exons ATGAACACAGAAGGACCAGAACTTGCAG tcCTATTCAACTTTCTATCCAAATTTGGCCTGAAGAAATTTTATCCCAACAAACTTACTCTTCATTCTCTCTTGGAGATCAACAAAAGCAACATATATGAAGAAGCTGTTGAATCAGTTGAGAAAATACCATGGTGTTTTCtcagaaaactgtttaaaatcAATGCTGAATGCAGGAGCTGTACACAATCATTAATCAGTTATGAGGAAAAAGGTAATTTGCTTGACCTTTACACTGCAGATGACGCTGCAGGAGATAATAGGGTTAACCCTCTCGACCTCATAGTTGCACTCTTCCTTTGTGCTGACAGCTTCTTGCAACAAGAAATGGCCCTCAAGATGTCAATGTGCCAGTTTCCTGTCCCTCTGCTGTTGCCCCATGGTAATAGGAGTCAGTGTACCTTGATGCTGTGGGCTCTCAGAGACATCGTCAAAGAGTGGTGTCCACATGATTTGTCTGAATCAAGTGGGTTTATCGAAGAAAACATTGTTCAAGCAAATATACCGTGCTATTCCTTTGTCAGACTGAAGAACTGCAGCTTATCAAAGTCCCAGATTCTGAATCATGTTCTCAACAGTGGACAACAGAATAACAATATCTTCATAAACAGAGAAATGGAAGGAGGAGCAGATGAAAGACAAATTTCAAATGGATTGGTGGAGGTTTACTGGTACCTTCCCTGTGGTACTGAAAATCTGGACATATTTCCAAAACCAGTCGCCATTGTGAATTTGCGAGGAGAGATTTCTGAGTCACTCACACAATTCAACTTTCTTTTTCAAGTGTCAACAGCTACATTTGTATTCCTGGACAAAGTTGAAGAAAATGAGCACAGGATTCTGACTTCTCTTCAAGATGTGAAATCCAAACTCTTCTTAGTTATCAATCAAATGAAAGGACAGAAATTGACGTGTGTCAAGACAATGGTTGATGAATTAGATTTACCAAGTAGCAGAGTTAAGGTCAAAAATCCAAAGACCAATGTTGCAGAGTTTTCAAAAACACTTAATGAGGCGATCAAGACACCCCTGTTAGGTGTCAAAACCACAAGCATTGTAAATATGTTCGACAAAGCTGTTGAACTTGGTCTGTGTGTGGACGAaagcaaaactgacaaacatcAGAAAGCAGCTGAGGAGATCATGGAAGGCATTGGGATGCAACGTATACAGGACTACAAGAAACAACAACTTCCTTTACAAGGAGAGAACTGGAAAAGGTTATCAAAGTTAGAAAAGGAGGAGTGTAGATTGAGGGAATCTGGTGACACAAGCCTTGAAGAGTATAAATGTCAgctacaggaagaaaaacagcgAATTAGGGAAGagcaaagaaaatacaaaatgtccAAAGGAATGAAGAGTTTTATTGAATATCTATCTACAGCtgacaaagagaagagagatttttttctcaagtgGTTGAAACTCAAGTTTAATACACGTTCACAGAAAGAACTTTCTGTGTTGCATAAGAAATTCAAAGAGCAAtgcaataacaaaaatacaaaactcaTGGCAGAGGTAGATCAAGCGTTGTTGGATAGCTCTTTAGGAATAGAGCATTACATGAGAGAGATGGGACTGATCTATGAGTTCTCCATTATCAGctcaacaaaaacagcagatgaAATATCTTGTCTCCCTGGTTTGGCTGCTGAAATGTTGTTGGATGGATATCCTTTAGAGCTCTTGGATGGAGATGCTTCCAACATCCCAGAGAGGTGGGTGACAGATGTGCTGATGGAGCTTCACAAGAAGGTTGGACAGAAGAGCAGACTGTTGGTACTGACTGTGTTGGGTGTTCAAAGTAGCGGGAAGTCAACACTCCTCAACACCATGTTTGGTGTGCAGTTTCCTGTCAGCAGTGGCAGATGCACAAGAGGAGCTTTCATGCTCTTCCTCAAAGTTGGAGAGGATATGCAAAGCGATATGAACTGTGACTTTATAGTTCTCATTGACACAGAGGGTCTAAAGTCTCCACATTTGGCACAATTAGAGGACAGTTATGAGCATGACAACCAGCTGGCAACCTTTGTCATTGGCTTGAGTGATATCACTGTTATCAACATTGCAATGGAAAACTCAAATGAAATGAAGGATGTCCTGCAAATTGCAACTCATGCATTCTTGAGAATGAAGCAAATTGGTAGAAAGccagtttgtcattttgttcaCCAGAATGTTGCTGCAGTTTCAGCTCATGCAAAAACCATGACTGAAAGAAAACATCTCTTGGACCAACTCAATGAAATGACTCAACTTGCAGCTGAAATGGAAAAGCAACCTGGTATTAAAGCATTCACAGATTTGCTGGAATATGACATCGAAAAGAACAACTGGAACATCCCAGGACTCTGGCATGGAACCCCACCAATGGCACCAGTGAACACAGGTTACAGTGAAGACGTGGTAAATTTCAAGAAAAATCTTTTGGAGACAGTAAAAAGTGACACAAGAGATGAATTCTCAAAGATCCCAGAGTTTCTAGAATGGATGAGGAGTCTCTGGAAATCAGTGAAATATGAGAACTTCATCTTTAGCTTCAGAAACACTCTTGCAGCTCATGCCTATGACAACCTTTGCAAAGAGTTTAATCAGTGGGAATGGGAATTCAGAAAAGTGATTCTCTCCTGGCAGACAGAAGCAGAGTTAGAAATCTTAAATGCTGACAATGAATCTCAGCTAGAAACCTGGAACAGACTggttacaacaaaaaaatctgaggTGTCAGAGAAAATAACAGACCAACAAACAATCATAAAGGAGAAACTCTCTGACTACTACAAAAGGaaagacaaacatgtaaatCTGATAGAGAAATACAAAGCTGACTTTTTCAACAGTATCACTAGACTTGGAAACGAAATTAAACACTCTGTTTGTACTAAACTGGACTGCATCCTTGAACAAAAAATAAGTTCCAAAAAGGCTCAGGACATTCAGAGAGATTACAGAGGTGTGATTGAAGAGCGAGTCATGAAGCTCCTAAGTGACTGCAAGGAGTCCAAACTGTCCGATGAACAGCTGACATATGAGTTTGAAAAGATGTGGGCTGAAGCCACCATAAATGTGTCTGGTCTGAAGGAGCGTGATATAGTAGCATGTGTCCTGAAGCAGATGAGAAAAAATTTCTCAAACCTGAATGTCAATGAGAAATTGCAGAATATTGAAGATCTGAAGGAGATCGGGAGGGGTCCATTTAAAACTACAATTCATCACACAGACTCCTTTATGAAGAAGTTTAAAAAACTGTGGAGAGCAGATGTGCAGAGCTTTGCCGACAGTGTCATTGAGTCTTGTACACGGTTCATACTTGATAAAGTGAAGACGACTGGAGATTACCAAGACTCCTTCACAAAGGATCTTCTGGAAAAAATTGATGAGTTCCTTACACAAAGCCACAAGCCCCGCAAAACAACTACACAGTTTGAGATTGATCTGAAGCTTCACATCTGTGGCATTGCCTCAAGAGAGTTCCTTCACATGCACAGGAAATTCTTATCAGACAATGATCCTCGGACTCCGCTGGAGAAGTACAAGACTCAGTACCTGTCAGATTTTCTTGATTTGTACAAAGAGAGAGATCACTGCCAACGTAAAGCAACTGATTTTGTCCAGTTTTGTATCAAACCTGCTGTGGAAGAGTACATCAACAGATCTTTGGGAATAGACATTGCAGAGGAAATTTTGACAAGTTGTCATTCATCAAAGTACAGTTCACGTTCATTTTTCCAGTACAGCATTTTGAAAGAGTTGCTGCAAAAGGAAAACTTCAAGAGCTTTGTCAAGTACATTGATAACtatgaaaaatatgtaaagGGTTGGATATTTGAACAAATTCAGCAAAAGATGTCAGAGGACAACACTTTGTGCAAACTGAAGAACAAGAATTTACAGGTCATagttaaaaaaatcacagatgTGATACAACGGGCCTCAAAAGGAGAAGGTGGTGTTCTGCTGCCAGATAACAAGGAAAGCATCACAGAACTCATCAATAACATGCGCAAATATTTTAGTAAAGACATCTCAATTTCAGTGGAGACTGAAAAAACCACTTTGTTTCAAATCCAAAGCACATGCCATCCATTTATCAACAGCCTCAAGATCTCTATAGACGACTTAAAGGAAGAACTTCAGGAGGAATTCTCAAACTCTGACAACATCACTGAGACTCTGAATAAGCTTCCTGTCAAACCACAGGATGAGCTTTTCAAGCGGGTGTTTGGTTGTGGACACCAGTGTCCATTTTGTAGAGTTCCCTGTGAGGCTGGAGGCaaacaacacaagaaacatCATGCAGCTATTCATCGGTCACAAGGTCTTGGTGGAGGTATTAATGATGTCAATAAAAAGTTAATTGAAACGCTGTGTACAACTAATGTTCACAGTCAAAGTAAATTcagaagcacagacactaaTTGGGAGTGGCATCCTTGCAAAGACTACATCAAGTTCTATCCAAACTGGCACATTCCTCCAGACAACACCATGGAGGCATCTGCGTACTGGAAGTATGTCCTGGTGCAATACAATGACAGATTTGCTCAAGAATATAAGGTCATGCCGGCTGATGTTCCAGAGCCCTGGAAGAGTATCACAAAGCAACAAGCACTGAAGGGGTTGAAAGATGCCTTCAACATAAAGTGA